In one window of Pelosinus sp. IPA-1 DNA:
- a CDS encoding TSUP family transporter: MDHISLEMLSFLLGVGFVAAFIDSVVGGGGLISMPALLMTGLPPSVVLGTNKLASICCSSTSSISFLRSGKMDLGLVKYLFPLSLIGSILGAYTVKLIPSEFLKPLVVVMLILVAIYTFLKKDWGDESTYEGINKRAGVLAGCAAFILGFYDGFFGPGEGTFLIFVFLTLGFDFVVAAGNAKALNLASNLGAVAIFILGSSVNYIYGFSMGIAMIFGAIAGSRFAIAKGATYVKPLFILVTTLLIGKQLLDILH; encoded by the coding sequence GTGGATCATATTAGTTTAGAAATGCTTAGTTTTTTATTGGGAGTAGGTTTTGTTGCTGCTTTTATAGACTCTGTTGTTGGCGGCGGAGGTTTAATCTCTATGCCGGCATTGTTGATGACAGGATTACCTCCTAGCGTTGTATTGGGGACTAACAAATTAGCTTCGATATGTTGTTCCAGTACGAGTAGCATATCATTCTTACGCTCAGGGAAGATGGATCTTGGATTAGTTAAATATCTTTTTCCGTTGTCTCTAATTGGATCCATATTGGGAGCATACACGGTGAAACTGATTCCCTCCGAATTTTTAAAGCCACTAGTGGTAGTCATGCTAATTTTGGTAGCGATTTATACGTTTTTAAAGAAGGATTGGGGAGATGAGTCTACTTACGAAGGTATTAATAAAAGAGCAGGTGTCTTAGCAGGTTGTGCTGCTTTTATTTTGGGCTTTTATGACGGCTTTTTCGGCCCAGGAGAAGGAACATTTTTAATTTTTGTATTTTTGACCCTTGGTTTTGATTTTGTGGTAGCTGCGGGAAATGCCAAAGCGCTCAATTTAGCGAGCAACCTGGGGGCGGTTGCAATATTTATACTAGGCAGTTCAGTCAATTATATTTATGGTTTTAGTATGGGCATTGCAATGATTTTTGGTGCTATCGCAGGTTCAAGGTTTGCTATTGCCAAAGGTGCTACTTATGTTAAACCACTATTTATCTTGGTGACAACGTTATTAATAGGTAAGCAATTATTAGATATTTTACATTGA